The genomic interval TTTGTTGTTACTACAGCCAGCTCATCATTTGCCAGTTGTCCTTTCATATCATACAGATCGGAAGGGGAGATTGCACCCTGCTCATTCTTCACCATCAGCAGTTCCACCTTTTTACGGCTGGCTTCTGCCTGGGAGAGGGCAATATTCAGTTGTTCCTGGTTACTGAGTACATAGAGATAGTTCAGGATCACACTTAACGTGATTTTATCCTTTGCATGCTGAGCATCCATTTTACCTGCCTCGTAGTTCAATTGATACTGTTTCATATAGTTATGCAGGCTAGAACCATTCCACAGCACCAGGCTGGTCGATAGCTGGTAACTGGCAGCATTGTTCTGCTCATTGATATAGGAATTGGTATAGGGATTAATGCTTCGTCCGTTGTAAGCCGAATGCGAGATCCCTGCGTTCAGGTCGGGAAGCATGCTGGCTTTGGACTGATTGTAATTCAATCGGGCCGATTCAGCCAGCAGTTCAGCCTGTTTAACATCGGTATTGTTCTTATATGCTGTTTCAACACATTGTTGAAGGGTAAACACCTCTTTGCTCCCGGTGCCCTGGGCGAACAATAGGGTTCCTCCGGTCAGGATTGATAATATGAGCAGCAGCGCTTTTATTCTTTTCATGGTAAAATACTTAAAGGAATTGATTGTATTCTAGTGTTCGATGGTTCCATCCAGCAGATGAATGATTTTTGAACCATATGCGGCATTCTTTTCGGAGTGGGTTGCCTGGATAATGGTCACTCCATCTTCGGTATTCAGCTGTTTGAATAGTTCCATAATTTCTTCCCCCTGTTTGCTGTTCAGGTTCCCTGTGGGCTCATCTGCCAGGATCAGGCGGGGTTTTGCCACCAGGGCACGGGCCACACCTACCAGTTGCTGTTGTCCACCCGATAACTGGGGAGGAAACAGGTCTTTCTTCCCGACGATATTGAAACGGTCAAGAATATCTGCTACAGCAGCCTGCCTTTCAGAGGATTTAATATTCTGGTATAACAGCGGAGTTTCGATGTTTTCATAAACGGTAAGTTCATCAATCAGGTGATAGGCCTGGAATACAAATCCGATATGGCTTTTGTACAGCTGCGACCTGTGTTTTTCCTTTAACTGGTGAACCGGTTGCCCGATAAAATTGTATACACCCTCATTGAATTCATCCAGCATGCCGATTACATTCAGCAGAGTGGATTTCCCTGAGCCCGATGGGCCCATAATACTGATAAATTCACCGGCCTGTATGGTAAGGTTGATATCTTTAAGCAGGAAGATCCGGTTTCCGCCGGAATTCACCCATTTGAAAATGTTTTTAAGTTCGATCATATCGGGATTGATTAATAGAGCATCAATTGGTCAGTATCAAGGTATTTATTCAGTTTTTAAACTATTCACAGGATTCGACAATGCTGCCTTCATGGTTTGAATACCAATTAACAGGGTCGTAATAAAGCCCAGCGTAATGATTGCTATGATGAAGGGAAGTGCTGTGATCTGAATTCTGTAAACATATCCGTTTAACCAGTGCTGCATGATATAATAGGCAATGGGAAAGGCAACACAGGCAGCAATGAGGGTGATAACCAGGAATTCTTTCATAAACAATGTGATGATGCCTGTTACTGATGAACCTAATACCTTACGTATGCCAATTTCTTTGGTGCGTCGCTGAATACTCATGGCTACAAGTCCCAGCACTCCCAGCATTACTATTACCATGGCCAGCAGGAAAGCGGTATAGGAGGCCTGCCGGAGTTGTATTTCTGTCTTATACAGCTTTCTCAGGGTTTCATCCATGAACTTATATTCAAAGGGTGCACCGGGCATGAGGGTTGACCATTTTTTCTGAATGGCTTCAATAGAAGTACTTATGTCACCCGGTTTGAGCTTAACAGAAAGATACCTGAAAATGGTGGAATTGCCTACATGTACAAAAATGATGGGAGGTACCGATTGTTGCATCGAACCAAAATGGAAATCTCTGGTCACTCCTGCAATGGTATATAGCTGCTCGCTGCCTGCAATCTTAACCTGTCGTCCAATTGCCTCTTCCGGTTGCGACCAGCCCAGTGCTTTTGCTTCAGTTTCATTAATGACAACGATGGTTGAATCATTAAATACCCCTGAAGGGCTGAAGAAATTGCCTGCCCTGAGCGGTATGCCGAAGGTGGAAGCAAAATGTCCGTCGGTATTCAGAAACTCGGTGGAAATTGCCGAAGTAGAGTCGGTTCCGGCCCTGTACACAGCTGCTCCCCCTGAATTTCTTCCGTCGGGGATCTCAAAGGAGAGGCTGACATTACTTACCTGTGGAAGGGTTGCGAGTTGTGCACGTATATTCTCCATTCTGCTTACCCCAGCGGCACTCCAATCCCTGGGCACCTGGGCCGATATGATAAACTCCTTATTATAGCCGAGGTTTTTCCAAAGAAATAATTGATCTGCTGTGTCACAATAATGGCACCTATCAGGACGATGCTTGCAATCGAAAACTGGAATCCCACCAGTGCCTTACGAAGCCAGATCTTTTCTTTCACCGTTGTAAGCTTACCCTTTAGTGAATCGACCGTCTTAAAGCCCGACAATACCAGGGCAGGATATATGCCTGAAAGAAATCCGACAAATACAATCAATGCTAGTGGCAGGAACATAAAAACCGACGGAAAGGCTGTTAGTTCCGGCAAAGCTTTGGCTAACACTCCACTGAAGTAATTCCTGCTCAATGTATAGGAAACCAATGCAAATAAGGTTGCGAGGAAAACCATTACCATCGATTCGGTGAGGAACTGAAGGATCATCTGTTTTCTGATTCCCCCAAGGACTTTACGAATGCCAATCTCCTTAAGCCTTGTGGCAGAGTGGCCTACAGACATATTCACAAAATTTACCACTGCCATCAGCAGGATAAAAAGGGCGATAAATGACAATACATAAATCATCCTTTTAACCAAACCATTGTCCTTATTGAGGTAATAGGATTTTAGAGGAACCAGGTACTGTGTTAGATTGGCATTGAAATACTCAGAGGAATTTTTTTTCATGAGTTGTTTGATCGGACCGGATAACTGCTCCGGTTTCACACCTTCACGTAACTCAATATAGCTTGCCACATGCGGGCTTTCCCAGGATGTCATTTCTCTGCCAAAGAACCTGGAAGCTTCGATAGAAGTGTAGAATTGGGTTTCTTTATCATCCAAAAGGGAAGAAACCGAGTTGCGGGTATGGTCTTTAAGGATTCCCCTGATCATGAAATCGTGTTTCTCCCCTGAGAAATTCTCAATACTCACTGTTTCGCCTACTGCATCAGTCTTCCCGAAGTATTTCACGGCTGCCTCTTCTGTGATTACCAGGGAGAATGGGTCGGCCAGGGCAGAAGAAGCATCTCCATGTAAAAGCGAAAACCCATACATCCTTAGCAGCGTACTATCCCCGATCTGGAAGGATTCCCGGAAATGTTTATCTCCTTTCGATACATTGGAAGTAACACCATCGAACCGGTAAAAATTGGCTACCAGGCTGGGGTATTCTTCGTATAAGGCTTTAGCCAGGGGGCCAAGGGTAACCAGTTCATTTCCCATATCAGGACTTGTCCAGCGGCTCTGAAGGATATATTGCTGTTCCGGATTTCTCAGGGCTGCATTCACCTGCAATTCACTCCAGGAGTAAACACTGATAACCATGGCAAACAGTATTCCTGCTGATAAACCCAGGATATTTACCAGGGAATAATATCGGTTCTTCAGGAGATTCCGCCAGGCTATTTTCAGATAGTTGAGAAACATATTCAGGACATTATTCTGTTTTCAGGATCTTCGAAGGATTGGTCCAGGCCGCTTTAGCCGAGTGATACATTGCAGTTCCGGCTGCGGTTATAACTATTACCAATGCCGATACGATAAAGGGAATCACGGATAATCCTGCATTGTAAGGAAATACCTTGAGCCAGTTATGCATAAAATAGTAGGCGATCGGGAAGGCAATTACCGCTGCGATAAGTGCTAACCACAGGTAGTTTTTGGTGATCAGGAAAACCACTTCCAGGGTGCTGGAACCCAATACCCTCCTTATACTGATCTCCTTCTGTTTTTGCTGTGTAGTAAAGGCCGTTAATCCTAATAAACCCAGGCAGGTTATAAGAATGGTGAGAATGGAGAAGGCTGCAAATATCTTTCCTCGTTTTTGATCAGCAACATATTGAGAATTGAAGTTTTCATCAAGGAATTTATACTCAAAAGGTAGTTGAGGGAAATATTTCTTCCAGACTGATTCAGCCTTGCTGATCGTGGATTTAATGCTCCCCGGATCCAGTTTCAACTGAATAATGTTATTGTTGGGACCATAGAATAAGAGCAACGGTGCAATCGGGTTGTAAAGAGATTTCTGGTTGAAGTCCTTCATTACACCTACTACTTCCAAATAATTTCCCGAGGTATCGCCCGGAAATTTCACTCTCTTCCCGAGGGCTTCGTCCCAGTCGAAATGCTTTACCAGGGCCTCATTCACAACGATGCTGTGCAATGTATCGGCCAGGCTGTTGAAATTCCGTCCTTTTATGATCCGGATACCCAGGGAGCCCATAAAGTTTTCATCAATCTGGTAGCATTCGATGCCTTTATCGACAAAGCCCGTATTGGTTTGTACCGTAAACAGGTTGAGGTTGATATTGCCACTTCCCGGGTAAGCGCTACCAGTCCCTACTTCCTTCACCCCAGGCATATTGCGGAATTCATTATTCATTGCATAGATCTTATGCCTTTCATCTTCCCCGGTATTCACGGTTACCGTCATTACCTGTTCCTTGTTAAAACCAAGGTCAATTTTGCGGAGATAGGCGAGCTGCGAATACACCACCCAGGTACAGATCAGCATGATCATGGAGATAGAGAACTGCAGCACGACCAGTGTGCGGCGGAGGTTCACATTGCCTGAAGCAGAAGATAAGGCGCCTTTTAAAATGCTTACAGGCTTGAAAGAGGAAAGATACAGGGCTGGGTAACTGCCTCCAATCAACCCGGTAAATAGTCCGATGCTCAGCAAAAGCAGGGTATTAAAGGGCTGCATCAGGGTGCTCAGGGTGAAAAATTTCCCGGAAATGGAATTGAAGTAGGGAAGTAGAAGCAGTACCAGTCCGGCACTGATCAGGACCGCAATAAAAGCAGTGATCAGCGATTCTCCCAGGAACTGCAACACCAGTTGTTTCTTGGAGGAACCGGTTACCTTGCGGATGCCTATTTCCTTTGCCCTGCGTGCCGATCGCGCCGTGGTTAAGTTCATGTAATTGATGCAGGCAATCAGCATCATAAAGAAAGCAACAGCTGAGAATATCCAGATATACGACATGCTCCCCAGCTCTTCAGGTTCGCCATCAAGGTCCGAATGAAGGTGGATGGCTGTAATGGGCTGGGCCTCGTACCTGATTTTAACATTATATTGGGCAAAGATGGGCGCCATATATTTATCATACATGGGGAGGAGTTTTTTGTTGAAAGCGTCAACATCCACGCCTGGTTTAAGCAGTATGTAGGTAAAGTTGTTGAAACTACCCCAGTTGTCAAACCCGGCCTGGTTTCCTCTCAGGATGGTTGAAAAGGAAATCAGCATATCGAATCGCATATGCGAATTCTGAGGGACATCCTCAATAACCCCCGTAACCTGGTAAACATCGTACACAGTTTTCAACGATTTCCCTACAGCTGCTGAATCCTCTCCAAAGTACTTATCAGCCAGGGTTTTGGAAATAACAATGCTGTTCGGTTTATTCAGCGCGTTTTTCGCATTGCCTTCAACGAATTTATATCCGAAAATATCGAAAAGGGTGCTATCCGCATAATAGATCTTGGTTTCATAGAAACTCTTTTCACCATACTTGAACAAGGTTCTCTCCCTGTTCAGCAAACGTGCCGACTCTTCCACTTCGGGGAAGTCCTTTTTAAGCGTAGCTGCAAGGGGTAATTGTGTGGCAGTCCAGTTGGTATTTTTATCCTTTTCCTGAATGTATGAGGCGATCCTGTAAATCCGGTCTGATTTATCGTAATACCGGTCATAATTAAGTTCATCGGTAACATAGAAGATGAGGAACAGGCTGAATGTGATACCGATGGTAAGCCCAAGGATATTCAGAAGGCTGTACCATTTGTCTTTTTTCAGATTACGGAGGGCTATGAGCAATATATTCTTAAACATGACAGTAGTTTTATTCGGTTCTTAAACTTTTAACTGGATTCGCGATGGCCGCTTTAACTGCCTGAAAACTAACAGTAGCAAGGGCTACGATGATAACAAGGGTGCTCCCTGCTGCAAAAAGCCACCAATCCAGGCTAACCCGGTAGGGATAGTTCTGAAGCCATTTGTTTGCGGCAAACCAGGCTAGCGGGACAGCAATAATCAGGGCAATGAAAACAAGAATGAGGAAGTCTCTTGACAGGGTAGTCACCACGCTATTTACAGATGCCCCCAGTACTTTTCGAATACCAATTTCTTTTGTTCTTTTTTCCGCAGAAAGCACTGATAATCCGAAAAGTCCGATACAGGAGATAAAGATGGTTAAAATGGCGCCAAAGAGGATAATCTGTTTCCAACGGGCTTCCGATTCATAATCCCTGAATCCTTTGTTCATCTTTGAAAACATAGGAGTATGGACTTAACGGGAAAAACTGCCGGAAGATTTTCTGTATGTACTTTAGGCTTTCTGTTTCTGTTCCCGGCCTTATTTTGATATTAAACATCCCATAACTGTTGGTATTTTTCATGGTAAACAATTGTGGGCCTATTTTCTGGTCAAGTGCCAGGGAATGATAGTTTTTAACGACCCCGATCACCTGGTAGATTTCATTGTTGTAAAAGAAATTCACCGTCTCCCCAATCGGGTTTTTCCATCCGGCTTCCTTGACAAAAGACTCATTCACAAGAATAGAATGGGTTGAATCGGAGGGATGCTCTTTTGAGAAATTACGCCCCATTACCAGGGGTATTTTTAAAGTCGGCAGGTAGGATTCATCGATGGTTTCATACTGGAAATTGATGGAAGAATCGTTGGCAAGCCTGGCACTGGTGCGCCATTGCCCGT from Bacteroidales bacterium carries:
- a CDS encoding ABC transporter ATP-binding protein, with product MIELKNIFKWVNSGGNRIFLLKDINLTIQAGEFISIMGPSGSGKSTLLNVIGMLDEFNEGVYNFIGQPVHQLKEKHRSQLYKSHIGFVFQAYHLIDELTVYENIETPLLYQNIKSSERQAAVADILDRFNIVGKKDLFPPQLSGGQQQLVGVARALVAKPRLILADEPTGNLNSKQGEEIMELFKQLNTEDGVTIIQATHSEKNAAYGSKIIHLLDGTIEH
- a CDS encoding ABC transporter permease produces the protein MFKNILLIALRNLKKDKWYSLLNILGLTIGITFSLFLIFYVTDELNYDRYYDKSDRIYRIASYIQEKDKNTNWTATQLPLAATLKKDFPEVEESARLLNRERTLFKYGEKSFYETKIYYADSTLFDIFGYKFVEGNAKNALNKPNSIVISKTLADKYFGEDSAAVGKSLKTVYDVYQVTGVIEDVPQNSHMRFDMLISFSTILRGNQAGFDNWGSFNNFTYILLKPGVDVDAFNKKLLPMYDKYMAPIFAQYNVKIRYEAQPITAIHLHSDLDGEPEELGSMSYIWIFSAVAFFMMLIACINYMNLTTARSARRAKEIGIRKVTGSSKKQLVLQFLGESLITAFIAVLISAGLVLLLLPYFNSISGKFFTLSTLMQPFNTLLLLSIGLFTGLIGGSYPALYLSSFKPVSILKGALSSASGNVNLRRTLVVLQFSISMIMLICTWVVYSQLAYLRKIDLGFNKEQVMTVTVNTGEDERHKIYAMNNEFRNMPGVKEVGTGSAYPGSGNINLNLFTVQTNTGFVDKGIECYQIDENFMGSLGIRIIKGRNFNSLADTLHSIVVNEALVKHFDWDEALGKRVKFPGDTSGNYLEVVGVMKDFNQKSLYNPIAPLLLFYGPNNNIIQLKLDPGSIKSTISKAESVWKKYFPQLPFEYKFLDENFNSQYVADQKRGKIFAAFSILTILITCLGLLGLTAFTTQQKQKEISIRRVLGSSTLEVVFLITKNYLWLALIAAVIAFPIAYYFMHNWLKVFPYNAGLSVIPFIVSALVIVITAAGTAMYHSAKAAWTNPSKILKTE